In Desulfosporosinus youngiae DSM 17734, the genomic stretch ATGGAGGAGAAAAAATGCAGAAGAACTTTAATAAGATAGCTCTAACCTTATCACTAACAGTCTTAATGGGGATTTCCATTGGTTGTGGTAATCAAGAATCAAAACAAACTACAGCACCACCCCAAGGCGAAACCCAGCAATCCACTCCAACCCCAGCTACTACTATGGATAAACAAGAAATTGATCGTTTCAATACATATGTCCCAAACATTAAGGGTGGTTCATTCATAAAACAAGCCGAAATCAAAGATAATTCCGCAACCATTTTGTTTGTAAAAGACTATGCTGAATTAAAAAGCGTCAAACCTGAAAACAAAATAACCGAAGATGATTATAAAAATTACTGGAGTAAAGGAGATGCAATAAACAAGACTTTGTCAATAGAAACTGTTAGGTTATTCAAAGAGTTTGAAGGCCTAAGTAAAATCAATATGGTTTTGCCTTTCCAAGGTAAAGAATATAATCTTTCAGTAGACAGAAAAGCAGTTGAGGAATTCTTTAACCTTGACTTAACAAGTCTTAAACAGACAGATAAGTGGCAAAATGACTTCTTAGCGAAATATGACAATACTGAAGAAAGAGCAAAATTTGTCCAGAAGTTTGTTCAAACTAAATAGGGAAATTGTAAAACGGCAAGAGAAGTTATATACATAGCTCCTGCCGTTTTATTTTTGTTAGCTAAGCTTTAGGACAAAGAGTTCAATCAATAATTATTGCAAAAATCGAATTATAGACCTTTTAAAGGGGGTTAAGTTGCTGATTGATATAATTTTACCCTAAGCTAGTTTAATAGGCTCAGAAGTCTTTTAAAATTGATTAAATAAGGTTTTTGAATAATAAAAGGCACCCACTCTAAAAAGAATGGGCACTTCTTGTTATTCAAACCATTAATCCAAATCCATTCCATTGAGAGGGCTAAACTTAATATGTTGCTTTTGGATACTTTGGTCATCTAATTGAAGATAAATCTTGGTCACTTCAGGACTACTATGCCCCAAAATTCTACCCAGCGTGATCAAGTCTCCCCCATTTAGAAGGTAATACTGGGCAAAGGAAGCTCTTAAACGATGCGGAAATAATTCAACTCCTAGTTTTTTCCCTATCCGATTCAAAACTTTTTCATAGTTGCATATTGAAAAAAGTGTACCGCGATTAGTAGGAAACAAAAGATCATTGTTCATGTAGCGGTCTTTGTACCTCATCCACCTTTGAAGATTGTTTTTGAGTTTAGTTGAAAAGAAGACTAATCGCTCTTTTTTGTTTTTTGTGTTCCTAAGTACGATAGTTTTGTTTTGCAAATTAATGTCATCATCTTTGATACTAAGGCATTCCGTGATCCGGCAACCAGTATCTAGAATTAATATAGTAATCATATAGTTTCTATAGCCATTAAACTTTGTTTTGTCAAAACAACTGAGAATAGAGATAATTTCTTGTTCTGTCAAGAGAGGTTTGAGCCTTTCAGTACCTTTAAGTAATTTGATCTTTTCCACTGGGTTTTTATTAAGCTCATCCTCTTCGCTGAGCCAGTTGAAAAATACCTTGATATTCCTTACATAGTTGTTAAT encodes the following:
- a CDS encoding tyrosine-type recombinase/integrase: MTPSVFGVFIKDEKYQQTIFYKLKLTKKAYKLVYMISTYFLSANTPIQQKWGCFFLRSTQFEASIEEFMLYCSSKNLSKKTIKSYEQTLNLFALYLKEENQIERIEDVKKTHIRLYVKYLQDRGKYKVNTPYNRTDKGKDISVNTINNYVRNIKVFFNWLSEEDELNKNPVEKIKLLKGTERLKPLLTEQEIISILSCFDKTKFNGYRNYMITILILDTGCRITECLSIKDDDINLQNKTIVLRNTKNKKERLVFFSTKLKNNLQRWMRYKDRYMNNDLLFPTNRGTLFSICNYEKVLNRIGKKLGVELFPHRLRASFAQYYLLNGGDLITLGRILGHSSPEVTKIYLQLDDQSIQKQHIKFSPLNGMDLD